A part of Gemmatimonas groenlandica genomic DNA contains:
- a CDS encoding sensor histidine kinase, whose protein sequence is MTTPVPRAISLHRALLGTIVLALVGGVVPAALVLDRRLAGVLESRARTDLAMTPRLVADRAASSSDAMMMHAKDFAHVSALSVALAAGDREAVQRLTDAARSALGGDPVVIGPNGGVWIGTTSASLLEPLAARTRAGEMPVATVREGVQLHDVALAPVEYGGRWVGAVGVSSPLDDEHAAALAGLTRTDVILVDTAPVAGVGMTSAAGLSSPSAMVSTLDPVVTAALVKGWRAASGIVSAADSVRDVRVGGAHLLVIAVRQRDAGVVLLVRNLDEELAVLPELRRIALVSALAALLAALVVGVLLATRIARPVTAVARAADALARGDFDAPLTLATRSTFIVREVARVETAFSSMRDTLADRLRALAAANDALADRNARLTALQSDLVQRERLAATGRLVVQLAHEIRNPVASLRNCLELIRRRVAHDEEAREFADLAVDELLRMHELAEQMLDLNRPRASRDTAGETANVCDAARVMQQMVALLTAGTAEHPPTVRGDSGESSCAHAASTTVTIDADVLKQVLHNLVQNAREAMDGQRDGVVRLDLEREHEHLVIAVRDNGPGIAADVLPRIFDPFFTTKREMRGVGLGLFIAEGLVRAAGGQLEVTSQTEATRSAPRGTTFRVRLPLQAAPAMATA, encoded by the coding sequence GTGACCACTCCTGTACCTCGTGCCATCTCCCTGCATCGTGCGCTGCTCGGCACCATCGTGCTGGCGCTCGTCGGTGGAGTGGTCCCAGCCGCGCTCGTGCTCGATCGTCGTCTGGCGGGTGTGCTGGAGTCGCGTGCGCGGACCGATCTCGCCATGACGCCGCGCCTCGTGGCGGATCGCGCGGCGAGCAGCAGCGATGCGATGATGATGCACGCCAAGGATTTCGCGCACGTGAGCGCGCTGAGTGTGGCACTCGCTGCCGGCGATCGCGAGGCTGTGCAACGACTCACGGACGCCGCCCGATCGGCGCTCGGCGGTGATCCGGTCGTGATCGGTCCGAACGGCGGTGTCTGGATCGGTACGACATCGGCATCGTTGCTGGAACCGTTGGCGGCGCGCACACGCGCGGGCGAAATGCCGGTGGCCACCGTGCGCGAGGGCGTGCAGTTGCATGACGTGGCGCTAGCACCGGTGGAGTACGGCGGCCGATGGGTGGGTGCCGTTGGCGTCAGCTCCCCGCTGGACGACGAACACGCGGCGGCGCTCGCGGGACTGACGCGGACCGATGTGATTCTCGTGGATACGGCGCCGGTTGCCGGTGTTGGCATGACGTCGGCGGCGGGGTTGTCATCACCCAGCGCCATGGTGTCGACGCTCGATCCGGTCGTCACGGCGGCGCTGGTGAAAGGTTGGCGTGCCGCGTCGGGCATTGTGTCTGCTGCCGATTCGGTGCGTGACGTGCGCGTGGGCGGTGCCCACCTGCTGGTCATCGCCGTCAGGCAGCGCGATGCCGGCGTCGTGCTCCTGGTGCGCAATCTCGACGAGGAATTGGCGGTTTTGCCCGAACTGCGGCGTATCGCGTTGGTGAGCGCACTCGCGGCGCTGCTAGCGGCGCTGGTGGTTGGTGTGTTGCTTGCCACCCGCATTGCCCGGCCGGTCACGGCGGTGGCGCGCGCGGCCGACGCCCTCGCGCGTGGTGACTTCGATGCGCCGCTCACGCTCGCCACGCGCTCCACGTTCATCGTGCGCGAAGTGGCGCGTGTGGAGACGGCCTTTTCCTCCATGCGTGACACGCTCGCCGATCGACTGCGGGCCCTCGCCGCCGCCAACGACGCCCTCGCCGATCGCAATGCGCGGCTCACGGCACTGCAGAGTGATCTCGTCCAGCGTGAGCGACTCGCGGCGACGGGTCGTCTGGTGGTGCAGCTGGCGCACGAGATTCGCAATCCCGTCGCCAGTCTGCGCAACTGTCTCGAGCTGATCCGCCGTCGGGTTGCTCACGATGAGGAAGCGCGGGAATTCGCGGATCTGGCCGTGGATGAACTGTTGCGCATGCACGAGTTGGCCGAGCAGATGCTCGATCTGAATCGTCCGCGCGCGAGTCGCGACACGGCTGGTGAGACCGCGAATGTCTGCGATGCCGCGCGTGTGATGCAGCAGATGGTGGCACTCCTCACGGCCGGTACCGCGGAGCACCCGCCCACGGTGCGCGGTGACTCGGGGGAATCATCGTGTGCGCACGCCGCGTCGACCACGGTCACGATCGACGCCGATGTGCTGAAGCAGGTGCTGCACAATCTCGTGCAGAATGCGCGCGAGGCGATGGACGGTCAGCGCGACGGCGTCGTGCGACTCGACCTGGAGCGGGAGCACGAGCATCTGGTCATTGCGGTGCGCGACAACGGACCGGGCATCGCGGCGGACGTGTTGCCGCGCATCTTCGACCCGTTCTTCACGACGAAGCGCGAGATGCGCGGCGTCGGGCTGGGGCTGTTCATCGCGGAAGGACTGGTACGCGCGGCCGGCGGACAGCTGGAGGTGACGTCGCAGACGGAGGCGACGCGCTCCGCGCCACGCGGCACGACGTTTCGCGTGCGTCTCCCACTGCAAGCGGCGCCCGCGATGGCGACAGCATGA
- a CDS encoding sigma-54-dependent transcriptional regulator, protein MNTARILVVDDDRAFRLSTAALLRAEGHAVQVAEDGSAAVAALRTAHESAAPMDLVLLDVRMPGLDGLGVVEALRVWGERVPIMMISGVGTVESAVRALHLGADDFLTKPVEPDVLVARVAELLERRPESALHGTANPGGIVGRAPSMAPFFASLRRVAPTDTTVLIQGETGTGKERAARAVHDLSTRNGEPFLAVNCAALSEGVLESELFGHVKGAFTGALRDREGLFEAAGQGTLFLDEIGEISAAMQQRLLRVLQEREVTRVGTSKPVKVQARVVAATHADLKTLVARGRFREDLLYRLAVFPLTLPPLRERRGDIPLLTLHALRELRARGVARDGLSCSPFAMRLLRQFAWPGNVRQLFAVIEAAAIHADFGRIEAQHLPPEVRVGGGDEAATGAGSARYRGRSEGDERTAIVAALAETHGVLARAAELLGMGRTTLWRKLRAYGLEATVGEGGAQPEGATALAE, encoded by the coding sequence ATGAACACTGCCCGCATTCTCGTGGTCGATGACGATCGCGCGTTTCGTTTGTCCACTGCGGCGCTGCTGCGTGCCGAGGGCCATGCCGTGCAAGTCGCCGAGGACGGCAGTGCGGCGGTGGCCGCCTTGCGCACGGCGCATGAGAGCGCCGCGCCGATGGATCTCGTGCTGCTCGACGTGCGTATGCCGGGCCTCGACGGACTGGGTGTGGTCGAGGCGCTGCGCGTGTGGGGAGAGCGGGTGCCGATCATGATGATCAGCGGTGTGGGCACCGTGGAGAGCGCGGTGCGCGCGCTGCATCTCGGCGCCGATGACTTTCTGACGAAGCCGGTGGAACCCGATGTGTTGGTGGCACGCGTGGCCGAGCTGCTGGAGCGGCGTCCGGAGTCGGCGTTGCACGGGACGGCGAATCCGGGCGGCATCGTGGGCCGCGCGCCGAGTATGGCGCCGTTCTTCGCCAGTTTGCGTCGCGTGGCCCCCACCGATACGACGGTGCTGATTCAGGGCGAGACCGGCACCGGCAAGGAGCGCGCGGCGCGCGCCGTGCACGATCTGTCTACGCGCAACGGCGAGCCGTTTCTGGCGGTGAACTGCGCGGCGCTGAGCGAAGGGGTGCTGGAGAGCGAACTGTTCGGTCATGTGAAGGGGGCGTTCACCGGCGCGCTGCGTGATCGCGAAGGGCTGTTCGAGGCGGCGGGGCAGGGCACGTTGTTTCTCGACGAGATCGGCGAGATCAGCGCGGCGATGCAGCAGCGATTGCTGCGCGTGCTGCAGGAACGCGAAGTGACGCGGGTGGGCACGAGCAAACCGGTCAAAGTGCAGGCGCGGGTGGTGGCGGCCACGCATGCCGATTTGAAAACGCTGGTCGCACGCGGCCGTTTTCGCGAAGACCTGCTGTACCGGCTCGCGGTGTTTCCGCTCACGCTGCCGCCCCTCCGTGAACGGCGCGGCGACATTCCGCTGCTCACGTTGCATGCGCTGCGGGAGCTGCGTGCGCGCGGTGTGGCTCGTGATGGGCTGTCGTGCTCGCCGTTCGCCATGCGGTTACTGCGCCAGTTCGCGTGGCCGGGGAACGTGCGACAGCTGTTCGCCGTGATCGAGGCGGCGGCGATCCACGCCGACTTCGGCCGGATCGAGGCGCAGCATCTGCCGCCAGAGGTACGCGTCGGCGGCGGCGATGAGGCCGCGACGGGGGCGGGGTCGGCCCGATACCGTGGGCGCAGCGAGGGGGACGAGCGGACGGCGATCGTGGCGGCGCTGGCCGAGACGCACGGTGTGCTGGCGCGGGCTGCGGAGCTCTTGGGGATGGGGCGGACGACGCTCTGGCGAAAGCTGCGGGCCTACGGATTGGAAGCGACAGTAGGCGAGGGCGGCGCGCAGCCCGAGGGGGCGACAGCGCTTGCGGAATGA